From Pseudobdellovibrio exovorus JSS, a single genomic window includes:
- a CDS encoding BON domain-containing protein has protein sequence MKRNQKSVVSVLVVIMAALLFFISCERKDVANTIPSVISDTDSGYETTNINNVNANQGTMTQIQDTSAQDDRITQSIRQQIASQNTSAFTQDVSVSTTNGMVVLRGSVKTMDEKNRIEGIARGVAGTNRVISEITVAR, from the coding sequence ATGAAAAGAAATCAAAAATCCGTTGTTTCTGTATTAGTTGTGATAATGGCCGCGTTACTTTTTTTTATTTCGTGTGAAAGAAAAGACGTAGCAAATACAATCCCAAGTGTCATCAGTGACACCGACAGTGGCTATGAGACCACAAACATCAATAATGTCAACGCGAACCAAGGAACGATGACTCAGATTCAAGACACCTCTGCTCAGGATGATAGAATCACGCAAAGTATTCGTCAGCAGATAGCAAGTCAGAACACCTCTGCATTTACTCAAGATGTCAGTGTGAGCACTACAAATGGTATGGTTGTCTTAAGAGGCTCAGTGAAGACAATGGATGAAAAAAACAGGATTGAAGGTATCGCCAGAGGCGTTGCTGGTACAAATAGAGTTATCAGTGAGATAACTGTGGCAAGATGA
- a CDS encoding response regulator, with protein sequence MKKMNFKKIFENFPGSIAVLSGRDLIFQYANDEFKNMYGNRKLVGKTFKDAFPECIEQGLEIKLKKVFLTGKKFSEKESIVKIVDPTGVNSTSRYYNYSCSRIEDENGNSQSIFLHSADVTKSVQDREKMKKYMQELSHTQNLLTEALNVGKLGFCEWRYQSGITFSDHLVKQWNIPKQTMSVEETLRYLPNEDRRKLSAELWKIEDSGKQISCEFKFKHPITQQLIWVAAEGEPTFDQEGRLIRIFGTALDITKRKCVEIKLSEASERLQKAVSVAKVGFFTWDIQTDTITYNEQMRESLGLIKPVLNYADCYACIIPEDLPKIDVEVQAALRGNRNFHLPFRVIRPLDKKTVWIDVQAEVTCDLSGNPIRLFGTTVDITTQKVFEKKLQEARIEADKANSAKSAFLANMSHEIRTPLGAIMGFSQVLTNEKNNADETQRLVSVISKNSAHLLQIIDDILDISKVEAGKMLIEHIEFSLPELIMDIQTAMEFKAKHKGIDFRLKIPTLIPNLIISDPTRIRQILINVIGNGIKFTERGYVELTVTFKDSYLEFLVSDTGCGLSQPQAKKLFKAFTQADISTTRKFGGTGLGLILTRKISEAMGGTFKLQQSTLNKGSQFVATIKVDLPVQAKMIYGKALKFVSHPTSPHSTEGILKDMKILVVEDSEDNQELFQLLLERAGASVDIACNGLEGVEKALGKKFDVVLMDVQMPEMDGHEATQKLREMNYKTPIVALTAHAMKEERERARLSGFSDYLTKPVLRAQLIEMVAKFRPSKGKTEIAQLSLL encoded by the coding sequence ATGAAAAAAATGAATTTTAAAAAAATATTTGAAAACTTTCCCGGATCAATTGCCGTGTTAAGCGGAAGAGATTTAATATTTCAATATGCTAATGATGAGTTTAAAAACATGTATGGAAATAGAAAGCTTGTCGGGAAAACATTTAAAGATGCCTTCCCAGAGTGTATTGAACAAGGATTGGAAATAAAATTAAAAAAAGTTTTTTTGACAGGTAAAAAATTTTCAGAAAAAGAATCTATTGTAAAAATAGTTGATCCAACTGGTGTAAATTCGACATCTCGTTATTACAATTACTCATGTTCACGTATAGAAGATGAAAATGGGAATTCTCAAAGTATATTTCTTCATTCTGCCGATGTAACAAAAAGTGTGCAAGATCGGGAAAAAATGAAAAAGTATATGCAGGAGCTGTCGCATACACAAAATCTTTTGACTGAGGCTTTGAACGTTGGAAAGCTAGGGTTTTGTGAATGGCGTTACCAGTCAGGTATCACTTTTAGTGATCACTTAGTAAAACAGTGGAATATTCCCAAACAGACAATGTCTGTTGAAGAAACCTTAAGATATTTGCCGAATGAGGATCGTCGAAAGTTGAGTGCTGAGCTTTGGAAAATCGAAGACAGTGGGAAGCAAATATCCTGTGAATTTAAATTTAAGCATCCGATCACCCAGCAACTGATATGGGTGGCTGCTGAAGGAGAGCCAACTTTTGATCAGGAAGGACGTTTAATCCGAATCTTTGGAACAGCATTGGATATCACTAAAAGAAAATGTGTAGAAATTAAATTGTCAGAAGCCAGTGAACGCCTGCAAAAAGCGGTGTCGGTTGCGAAAGTAGGTTTTTTTACTTGGGATATCCAAACGGATACCATTACTTATAATGAACAAATGCGCGAAAGTTTAGGTCTTATCAAGCCGGTACTGAATTATGCAGATTGCTATGCTTGTATCATACCAGAAGATCTTCCTAAGATTGATGTAGAAGTTCAGGCTGCGCTACGTGGTAACCGGAACTTCCATCTTCCTTTTCGAGTTATACGACCTTTGGATAAAAAGACGGTGTGGATTGATGTGCAGGCGGAAGTGACTTGTGATTTATCAGGAAACCCTATACGTCTTTTTGGTACCACAGTGGATATCACAACACAAAAGGTATTCGAGAAAAAGCTACAAGAAGCTCGTATAGAAGCAGATAAAGCAAATAGTGCAAAAAGTGCGTTTTTAGCGAACATGAGTCATGAAATTCGAACTCCTCTTGGAGCGATTATGGGATTTTCTCAGGTCCTTACAAACGAAAAAAATAACGCAGATGAAACGCAACGACTGGTTTCGGTTATTAGTAAAAACTCAGCACATCTTTTGCAAATTATTGATGATATTTTGGATATCTCGAAAGTGGAAGCCGGAAAAATGCTGATAGAACATATTGAATTTTCTTTACCGGAACTGATTATGGATATCCAGACAGCCATGGAGTTTAAAGCCAAACATAAAGGCATAGATTTTAGATTAAAAATTCCTACCTTGATACCCAACTTGATTATTTCGGACCCTACGCGGATACGTCAGATTCTGATTAATGTGATTGGTAATGGAATTAAATTTACCGAACGAGGTTATGTTGAATTAACAGTTACTTTCAAAGATTCATATCTTGAGTTTTTAGTGTCAGATACAGGTTGTGGACTTTCCCAACCTCAGGCTAAAAAACTTTTCAAAGCTTTTACTCAGGCGGATATATCGACAACGCGGAAGTTCGGAGGAACAGGCCTTGGGTTGATTCTGACTCGTAAAATTTCAGAAGCTATGGGAGGGACATTTAAACTCCAGCAAAGTACTTTAAATAAAGGGAGTCAATTTGTTGCTACGATAAAAGTAGATTTGCCAGTCCAAGCAAAAATGATTTATGGTAAGGCTTTAAAGTTTGTTTCTCATCCAACATCACCTCATTCGACAGAGGGTATTCTTAAAGATATGAAGATACTTGTGGTGGAGGACTCTGAAGACAATCAAGAGTTGTTTCAGTTATTGCTGGAACGCGCAGGTGCTTCAGTAGATATAGCCTGCAATGGCCTTGAGGGTGTTGAAAAGGCTTTGGGGAAAAAATTCGATGTGGTTTTAATGGACGTACAGATGCCAGAAATGGATGGGCACGAAGCTACACAAAAATTACGCGAAATGAATTATAAAACACCGATTGTGGCACTGACTGCCCATGCGATGAAAGAAGAACGTGAACGAGCGCGACTTTCGGGATTTAGCGATTATTTGACTAAACCTGTACTACGCGCTCAATTGATTGAAATGGTAGCGAAGTTCCGCCCTTCAAAAGGAAAAACAGAAATAGCGCAACTTTCTTTGTTATAA